CATTCTCGCGGATGAGCGGCGTGGTGAGCCGGTCCGGGCTGTGCACGAACTCCCAGCCGAACTGCCCCTTCACGCACAGCGAACCGCGGCTCACCGGCGACTCGAAGTCCGGCCGCACGCCGACAACCTTGCCGCCCGCGACGTCGAGATAGAACGTGCAACCCGTGCCGCAGAACGGACACACCGTCTTGACCGATCGCTCGATTTCGTCCGCCTTCGCCCGCCCCTGTCGGACCCTATCGGCGAGCGCGCCTGTGGGGCAGGTGTTGAGGCACTGGCCGCAAAAGACGCACGTCGTGTCCATGAGGCCGCGGTCAAAGAGGGTGGTGATCTGCGTGGCAAAACCGTGGCTGCCGGGGACGATGGCGTGCGCCTGCTGCACCTCGTTGCAGATGCGGGTGCAGCGGTAGCAGGAGATGCACCACTGGTAATCGCGGATGATGAACGGGTTGGCGTCGTCCGGGCGGGCGCCGCTGCGTGCGCCGCGGAAGCGCGCGGCATCGACGCCGTACTGCGCCGCGAGACGGTGCAGCTCGCAGGGGCCGATCTCGCTGCAATGGGGGCACTCGCCGTCGGGTTGCTCCGACAGCACGAGCGCCAGGAGCCCGCGCCGGTAGTCGTTCAGGGCGTCGCTCTCGGTGACGACGCTCAGTCCCTCGGACGCGGGTAGGGTGCAGGCGGCGAGCATTTGCGGCCGCCCCTCGAGTTGGACCATGCAGAGCCGGCAGGAGCCCGCCGGCTTCAGGCGCGGGTCGTAGCAGAGCGTGGGGATATCGACGCCTGCGCGCAGGGCGGCCTCGAGGACCGTTTCCCCCTCGTTGAACTCGACCGCTGCGCCGTTGATCGTCAACTGGCCCATGTCACGTCCTCTCGCATTCCCCCGCCAGGCAGCGCCCCTGCGTGTGGGCGCGGAGCTCGTCGTTGAAGTGGGTAAGCAGGTGTCGCGTCACCAGGCCGGCCGCCGGGCCGAGCCCGCAGGCCGCCCCCGAGCCGATGATGGCGCTTATCTCGCGCAGATCGGCTTCGTCGACCGGCTGCAAGCGGACCGCTTCGCCCAGGTATTCCTTGAGCCGCGTCGTGCCGATGCGGCAGGGGAAGCACTTGCCGCAGCTTTCCCCAGCGAAGAAGCGGACGGACTCGAAGGCGAAGCGCACCGCGCACCGCGAATCATCGATGGCGACGAGACAGCCCGAGCCGAGGAAGGCGTCGTGCTCGCGAGGGCTCGCGAAGTCGAGCTGCATATCGAGTTTCGACGCCGGCAGCATGCCGCCCGAGAGCCCGCCGATTGTAAACGCTTTCAAGCGTGGGATGTCGGCGCCCGCCATCTCCATCAACTGGCGCGCCGTGGTCGTCATGGGCAGCTCGAAGCAGCCGGGGCGCGAAACGTCTCCGGAGGCGCAGTAGAGCTTGGGGCTCCCCGCCTCACGGTACCAGGCGGCGCCGCGGGCAATGATGGCCGGTACCGCGGATAGCGTCTCCACGTTCTGCACCACCGTCGGCTGGCAGAGGAGGCCGCTTGTCGTCGGGTAGGGCGGGCGGTCGCGAGGGGTGGGGCGCTTCCCCTCGAGGGAGTTGAGCAGCGCCGTCTCCTCGCCGCAGACGTAGAGTCCGGCGCCGCGGCGCACCGCAACGTCGAACGCGTCGCCCAGCAGGCCCTCGTCGCGCAGCCGCTCGATCTCGCGCACCAGTCCCTCGTACTGCGGCCGGTACTCGGCGCGGATGTAGATGACGCCCGCCTGCGCGCCGACGGCGTGAGCGGCGATGCGCATGCCCGCGAGCAGGCGCCGCGGCTGGTTGTCGAGGATGTAGCGGTCTTTGAAGCTGCCCGGCTCGCTCTCGTCGGCGTTGCAGACGATGTACTTGCGTTCGCCGGAAGCGGCCTTCACCGCCGACCACTTGGTGCCGGTCGGGAAGCCGGCGCCGCCCCGGCCCTGGAGTCCACTTTCGGTGATGACGGAGATGATATCTTCGGGCGGCGTCTTCAGGGCGGC
This DNA window, taken from Dehalococcoidia bacterium, encodes the following:
- a CDS encoding NADH-ubiquinone oxidoreductase-F iron-sulfur binding region domain-containing protein, producing the protein MTLRRASAVDDLVPVMELLHSAQEAAGYISEDDVARIAELARCSPTELYGAITAYPRFRLEPGPRADAVCMGPGCRLRGADAARTSVYGGEETHCLGLCDQPLAMLRETGASVADTVDPLRLSPPEKRAPTIGVAESVFFGEDDPFEAACAALKTPPEDIISVITESGLQGRGGAGFPTGTKWSAVKAASGERKYIVCNADESEPGSFKDRYILDNQPRRLLAGMRIAAHAVGAQAGVIYIRAEYRPQYEGLVREIERLRDEGLLGDAFDVAVRRGAGLYVCGEETALLNSLEGKRPTPRDRPPYPTTSGLLCQPTVVQNVETLSAVPAIIARGAAWYREAGSPKLYCASGDVSRPGCFELPMTTTARQLMEMAGADIPRLKAFTIGGLSGGMLPASKLDMQLDFASPREHDAFLGSGCLVAIDDSRCAVRFAFESVRFFAGESCGKCFPCRIGTTRLKEYLGEAVRLQPVDEADLREISAIIGSGAACGLGPAAGLVTRHLLTHFNDELRAHTQGRCLAGECERT
- a CDS encoding 2Fe-2S iron-sulfur cluster-binding protein; this translates as MGQLTINGAAVEFNEGETVLEAALRAGVDIPTLCYDPRLKPAGSCRLCMVQLEGRPQMLAACTLPASEGLSVVTESDALNDYRRGLLALVLSEQPDGECPHCSEIGPCELHRLAAQYGVDAARFRGARSGARPDDANPFIIRDYQWCISCYRCTRICNEVQQAHAIVPGSHGFATQITTLFDRGLMDTTCVFCGQCLNTCPTGALADRVRQGRAKADEIERSVKTVCPFCGTGCTFYLDVAGGKVVGVRPDFESPVSRGSLCVKGQFGWEFVHSPDRLTTPLIREN